The Fragaria vesca subsp. vesca linkage group LG2, FraVesHawaii_1.0, whole genome shotgun sequence genome includes a window with the following:
- the LOC101297794 gene encoding benzyl alcohol O-benzoyltransferase-like codes for MASPPTSLVFNVQRRQPELVSPAKPTPRELKHLSDIDDQEGLRFQIPVIQFYRYDPSMKGKDCVKVIREAISQALVFYYPFAGRLREGPGRKLMVDCTGEGILFIEADADVTLRQFGDALQPPFPCLEELLYNVPGSDGVLNSPLLLIQVTRLKCGGFIFALRLNHTMSDAAGLVQFMTAVGEAARGARVPSILPVWAREAFNARNPPRVTCTHHEYDDVPDTHGTLIPLDDMAHRSFFFRPTEISAIRRFLPDHLRKCSTFEILTAALWRCRTIALEPKDPEQEVRVLCIVNARSKIVNPPLPTGFYGNAFAFPVALTTAAKLCKNPLGFALELVKSAKADVTEEYMQSLADLMVIRGRPHFTVVGTYLVSDVTRAGFGDVDFGWGKAAYGGPAKGGVGAIPGVASFYIPFRDNNGEDGIVVPVCLPAPAMERFVKELDGMLKEKPIDLPAQTSTTFIKCAL; via the exons ATGGCATCCCCTCCTACCTCCTTAGTGTTCAATGTGCAAAGACGGCAGCCGGAGCTGGTTTCACCGGCTAAGCCAACACCGCGAGAGCTCAAACATCTCTCTGATATCGATGACCAAGAAGGTCTTCGGTTTCAGATTCCTGTCATACAGTTTTACCGCTATGATCCCTCTATGAAAGGAAAGGACTGCGTGAAAGTGATTCGGGAGGCGATATCACAAGCTCTAGTGTTTTACTATCCTTTTGCCGGTAGGCTTAGAGAGGGGCCTGGCCGGAAGCTTATGGTGGACTGTACCGGCGAGGGTATTCTCTTCATTGAGGCCGATGCTGATGTTACGCTCCGCCAATTTGGTGATGCTCTTCAACCTCCATTTCCTTGCTTGGAGGAGCTTCTCTATAATGTTCCTGGATCCGATGGGGTCCTTAATTCCCCACTCTTGCTGATTCAG GTGACTCGACTCAAGTGCGGTGGTTTCATCTTTGCCTTGCGTCTCAACCACACCATGAGCGACGCAGCCGGGCTCGTGCAGTTCATGACCGCCGTGGGAGAGGCAGCGCGTGGCGCGCGTGTCCCCTCTATCTTACCAGTGTGGGCTAGGGAGGCGTTCAACGCACGTAATCCACCACGCGTGACATGCACCCATCACGAGTACGATGATGTCCCAGATACACATGGCACTCTCATCCCGCTCGATGACATGGCTCACCGTTCGTTTTTCTTTCGGCCAACTGAGATATCCGCCATCCGTAGATTCCTCCCGGACCACCTCCGCAAGTGTTCTACATTTGAGATCCTCACGGCGGCTCTCTGGCGGTGCCGTACAATAGCCCTTGAGCCAAAAGACCCAGAACAGGAGGTTCGTGTGCTTTGCATTGTGAATGCACGTTCCAAAATAGTGAATCCTCCATTACCAACTGGCTTTTATGGCAATGCATTTGCATTTCCTGTGGCACTCACAACTGCTGCCAAGCTTTGCAAGAACCCGCTCGGCTTTGCATTGGAGTTGGTAAAGTCCGCGAAAGCCGATGTGACCGAGGAGTACATGCAGTCGCTGGCAGATCTCATGGTCATCAGAGGCAGGCCACACTTCACTGTGGTCGGTACGTACCTTGTCTCAGATGTGACTCGTGCCGGGTTCGGAGACGTGGACTTTGGCTGGGGAAAGGCAGCTTATGGTGGTCCAGCCAAAGGTGGTGTTGGGGCCATACCTGGGGTGGCAAGCTTTTACATACCTTTCCGGGACAATAATGGTGAGGATGGTATTGTGGTGCCGGTTTGTTTACCAGCTCCGGCAATGGAAAGGTTTGTGAAAGAACTTGATGGTATGTTGAAAGAGAAACCGATTGACCTGCCTGCTCAGACTTCCACTACCTTTATCAAATGTGCTCTGTGA